In one Perca fluviatilis chromosome 7, GENO_Pfluv_1.0, whole genome shotgun sequence genomic region, the following are encoded:
- the LOC120561883 gene encoding uncharacterized protein LOC120561883, with protein MEFSRIVGKNLKQEFYESLDRHSPRLLELFRSKRGNVGQLLTQISQQTNTTEPTAIRTQVLRGLPIILGDNPTNFFKAGFESDDDDEDSFRDLDIGILHIEREGAVLTPSQHLSPASLKISIEGEVVMDNIQDLPKATCILFGLMYALHLNNPKTMELTLQFIQQENHSVLRSLSLPADATLHLPSPVLRASSPCLCPQPVA; from the exons ATGGAGTTCAGCAGGATTGTGGGCAAGAACCTCAAGCAGGAATTCTATGAGAGCCTCGATCGGCACAGTCCTCGGCTCCTCGAGTTATTTCGATCCAAGAGAGGGAACGTTGGACAGTTGTTGACACAGATTTCACAACAGACCAAT ACTACAGAGCCAACTGCGATCCGGACACAGGTGCTCAGAGGGCTTCCTATCATCCTTGGGGACAACCCCACAAACTTCTTCAAAGCAGGCTTT GaatctgatgatgatgatgaggattcTTTTCGTGACCTTGACATTGGGATACTTCATATTGAGCGTGAAGGTGCTGTGCTCACACCTTCCCAGCATCTCAGTCCAGCCTCGTTGAAAATCAGCATTGAGGGAGAAGTCGTGATGGACAACATTCAAGATCTGCCAAAAGCAACGTGCATTCTGTTTGGACTCATGTATGCACTCCATCTTAACAACCCCAAGACTATGGAGCTCACACTTCAGTTCATCCAACAG GAGAACCACTCAGTTCTACGGTCTCTCAGCCTGCCTGCTGACGCCACTCTCCACCTGCCGTCACCAGTCCTGCGTGCTTCGTCTCCCTGCCTGTGTCCACAACCTGTCGCCTGA
- the LOC120562463 gene encoding LOW QUALITY PROTEIN: collagen alpha-4(VI) chain-like (The sequence of the model RefSeq protein was modified relative to this genomic sequence to represent the inferred CDS: deleted 1 base in 1 codon) has protein sequence MMGRTSLVFSLIVAALLSGIAAQRTDCENATVADIVFLVDGSSSISPGNFQEVRSFLRNFIRALDIGPNKVHIGLAQYSDEPQKEFLLKDHSDKKSLLAAVERIQLVGGGTETGKAIDFLQKQYFTKEGGSRVVEVPQIAIVITDGDSTDEVKEPAQKLRQDGVIVFGIGVGEANRKQLESIANWPPDRFLHSLDSYQALQEQMQMLLETVCLSVVAQKEALAEKFADIFFLVDSGIDQGQFVSFKNDLVELINQINAGASTYRVGVAQYGQDTQDEFLLNAHQTRQQLMTAVRGFHLHPQPNQPHYLGRALQNANTRFFTSEAGGRAHLGARQFLVVVSGRDSDDPVSKEAQKIKSAGVTVVGMRAGASVDALQRFVTSGYAFDSPRVLILKDSIVTEKKDDITEDCKGANIADIVFIVDESASIGQENFQLVRTFLHSIVSSLDVRPNKVRVGIVTYNEESTAQVYLDTFNNREEILQFIKILPYSGGGTNTGAALTFTLNNTFIEEKGSRKSKGVQQVAVVITDGKSQDSVHEAAIRLRRADVTVYSVGIKDANMEELRDMASHPIDRHVFNVNSFTELKSLKHSLQKVICENIIDQAVKVSARESLNHSCVKKDEADIFFLMDDSGSIGNKDFKDMQNFIMTFLCTFNVGPDHVRVGLVKYADNPTLQFDLGDSSNVDNLKKSVENITHKGGGTETGKALKFMGPQFSRAMQTRGHEVPEYLIVITDGESTDDVKAPAEELRGQGVIIFAIGVKDSNEAELLDIAGDPKRTIQVNNFDALKSINNDIITDICTEDACRDIQCDLCFLADGSESISKSDFIKMKEFMKAVIGKSTIEQNKVHVGLMQFSTDNRLEFPLSRYYSKDEILKAIDDMEQLDQGTLTGKALTEVSQYFDKTNGGRPDVSQRLIVITDGEAKDEVIGPAEALRKKGVLVYAIGVVDANTTQLGEISGSTERVYSEKNFDVLKDLESKVALDLCWTVLLVINFFLHSIPKEKPTEGDTYTGEALQFSLEYFNAAHGGRKELNVPQILMVITDGEATNPYILKEHSDALRANGIIVISVGVKEAKIDQLETMAGGDKSKVFFVDNFEALETLYENMSSAFCKSTKPACKTGDIVFLLDRSGSIDRDEHNIMKNFTTTLVDSFEVGEKLVHIGLCQFSDKPKDEFYLNKYYNKEDLNTQILNVDYTGGDTYLGRALDHVKEYFEESRGSRDQVPKNLVVITDGDSHDDVEDVADILRDQNINVFAIGVGDVHDMQLLQIAGTPERLFTVRNYDVLHSIKQRVVDVMCGDPNPPPPPPLTDSP, from the exons ATGATGGGAAGAACCAGTTTGGTCTTCAGCCTCATCGTAGCAGCATTGCTCTCTGGCATCGCTGCTCAGAGAACAG ATTGTGAAAACGCCACCGTGGCCGACATCGTCTTCCTAGTTGATGGCTCCTCCAGCATCAGCCCTGGAAACTTTCAGGAGGTCCGGTCTTTTCTCCGCAACTTCATCAGAGCCCTCGACATCGGCCCCAACAAAGTTCACATCGGCTTGGCTCAGTACAGTGATGAACCTCAAAAGGAGTTCCTGCTGAAGGATCACTCTGACAAGAAGTCTCTGCTGGCTGCCGTGGAAAGAATTCAACTCGTAGGAGGAGGCACTGAAACAGGAAAAGCCATCGACTTCCTCCAGAAGCAGTACTTCACCAAAGAG GGGGGAAGCCGAGTTGTGGAGGTGCCTCAGATCGCTATAGTTATCACAGATGGGGACTCCACTGATGAGGTGAAGGAACCCGCCCAGAAGCTTAGGCAGGACGGAGTCATTGTGTTTGGCATCGGGGTGGGAGAAGCCAACCGGAAGCAGCTTGAGTCCATCGCCAACTGGCCTCCAGATCGCTTCCTTCACTCATTAGATAGCTATCAGGCTCTGCAGGAGCAGATGCAAATGCTGCTGGAAACggtttgtctctctgtggtagCTCAAAAGGAAG CTTTGGCAGAAAAGTTTGCAGATATTTTCTTCCTGGTGGACAGCGGCATAGATCAAGgacagtttgtgtcttttaagaACGACCTTGTGGAATTGATCAATCAAATTAATGCCGGAGCGTCCACCTACCGTGTCGGTGTGGCACAGTATGGTCAAGATACCCAGGATGAATTCCTTCTCAATGCTCATCAAACTAGACAGCAACTCATGACTGCTGTCAGAGGTTTCCACCTTCACCCACAACCCAACCAACCACATTACCTGGGTAGGGCTCTGCAGAACGCCAACACTCGCTTTTTTACCAGTGAGGCGGGGGGTCGTGCACACCTAGGCGCCCGACAGTTCCTGGTCGTTGTGAGTGGAAGAGACTCAGATGATCCTGTGTCTAAGGAAGCTCAAAAGATCAAATCAGCAGGGGTTACTGTTGTTGGGATGAGGGCAGGTGCAAGTGTGGATGCCTTACAACGTTTTGTCACTTCTGGGTACGCATTTGATTCTCCCAGAGTACTTATTTTGAAGGATTCCATCGTGACTGAGAAAAAGGACGACATTACTGAAG ATTGCAAAGGAGCCAATATTGCAGACATTGTGTTCATCGTTGATGAGTCGGCAAGCATTGGACAAGAAAACTTTCAGCTGGTGCGCACTTTCCTGCACTCGATTGTGAGCAGCCTGGATGTAAGACCGAATAAAGTCAGAGTGGGCATCGTTACGTACAACGAGGAGTCCACAGCTCAGGTCTACCTCGACACGTTCAATAACAGGGAGGAAATCCTCCAGTTCATCAAGATCCTGCCTTACAGTGGAGGTGGAACGAACACTGGAGCTGCCCTAACCTTCACTCTGAACAATACCTTTATTGAGGAAAAGGGCAGCAGGAAAAGTAAGGGTGTCCAGCAGGTGGCGGTGGTGATCACCGACGGTAAATCCCAGGACAGCGTGCATGAAGCAGCAATCCGTCTCCGTCGGGCTGATGTCACCGTATACTCTGTAGGAATCAAAGATGCCAACATGGAAGAGCTGAGGGACATGGCGTCTCACCCCATTGATAGGCATGTTTTTAATGTGAACAGTTTCACCGAGCTGAAGTCCCTGAAGCACAGCCTGCAGAAAGTCATTTGTGAAAACATCATTGACCAAGCCGTCAAAGTCAGTGCAAGGGAATCCTTGAACCACT CATGTGTAAAAAAGGATGAAGCAGACATCTTCTTCCTGATGGACGACTCGGGAAGCATTGGGAACAAAGACTTCAAAGACATGCAGAACTTCATCATGACATTTCTTTGTACCTTCAATGTTGGGCCAGATCATGTCCGCGTCGGGCTTGTGAAATATGCTGATAATCCAACTTTGCAATTTGACCTGGGAGACTCCTCAAATGTTGATAACCTGAAGAAATCTGTGGAGAATATTACACATAAAGGAGGTGGGACAGAGACAGGAAAAGCCCTAAAATTCATGGGCCCACAGTTTAGTAGAGCGATGCAAACTCGTGGTCACGAGGTCCCAGAGTACCTGATTGTCATCACAGATGGGGAATCCACTGATGATGTCAAGGCTCCAGCAGAAGAACTGAGGGGGCAGGGTGTCATCATCTTTGCCATCGGGGTGAAAGACTCAAACGAAGCTGAGCTACTAGATATTGCAGGCGACCCCAAGAGGACTATCCAGGTCAATAATTTTGATGCCCTGAAATCCATCAACAACGACATCATCACAGACATCTGTACTGAAGATG CTTGCAGAGATATACAGTGCGACCTATGTTTCTTAGCTGATGGCTCTGAGAGCATCTCTAAGAGTGACTTCATAAAAATGAAAGAATTCATGAAAGCCGTCATCGGCAAGTCCACAATCGAGCAGAATAAGGTGCACGTCGGTCTCATGCAGTTCAGCACTGACAACAGGCTGGAGTTTCCCCTCAGCCGCTACTACAGCAAAGATGAAATTCTGAAAGCCATCGATGATATGGAGCAGCTGGACCAAGGCACGCTCACAGGAAAGGCCCTTACTGAGGTGTCGCAGTATTTCGATAAAACCAATGGAGGGCGTCCTGATGTCAGTCAGAGGCTGATCGTGATCACAGACGGTGAGGCCAAAGACGAGGTCATAGGCCCCGCTGAGGCTCTGAGGAAAAAGGGAGTGCTAGTCTACGCCATCGGAGTGGTGGACGCCAACACTACCCAGCTGGGTGAGATCAGTGGCTCAACAGAAAGGGTGTATTCTGAGAAAAACTTTGATGTGCTGAAGGACTTGGAGAGCAAGGTGGCTTTGGACCTATGCTGGACAG TTCTTCTCGTGATTAATTTCTTTTTGCATTCAATACCAAAGGAGAAGCCAACAGAAGGAGACACCTACACGGGCGAGGCCTTGCAATTCTCGTTGGAGTACTTTAACGCTGCACATGGTGGCCGTAAAGAACTCAATGTTCCTCAGATTCTCATGGTGATCACAGACGGTGAGGCCACCAACCCTTACATCTTAAAGGAGCACTCTGATGCACTGCGAGCCAACGGGATCATCGTCATCAGTGTCGGAGTGAAAGAAGCAAAAATTGATCAGCTGGAGACTATGGCTGGTGGCGACAAATCCAAAGTTTTCTTTGTGGACAATTTTGAGGCTCTAGAAACTCTTTACGAAAATATGTCTTCTGCCTTCTGCAAATCTACAAAGCCAG CTTGCAAGACTGGCGATATTGTCTTCCTACTTGATCGGTCTGGCAGCATCGACCGAGACGAACACAATATCATGAAAAACTTCACGACAACATTAGTCGACAGCTTTGAAGTCGGTGAAAAGTTGGTGCATATTGGACTTTGCCAGTTCAGTGACAAACCTAAGGATGAGTTTTACCTCAACAAGTACTACAATAAGGAGGATTTGAACACACAAATCCTTAATGTGGATTACACAGGTGGAGACACCTACTTAGGGAGAGCCTTGGATCACGTTAAGGAGTACTTTGAGGAGTCACGGGGCAGCCGTGACCAGGTCCCCAAAAATCTGGTGGTGATCACAGATGGTGATTCTCATGATGATGTGGAGGACGTAGCTGACATTCTCAGAGATCAGAACATTAATGTGTTTGCTATCGGCGTTGGAGACGTCCACGACATGCAGCTCCTGCAGATTGCTGGCACCCCAGAGAGGCTGTTCACTGTGCGGAACTATGATGTTTTGCACTCTATCAAGCAAAGGGTGGTTGACGTCATGTGTGGGGACCCAaaccctcccccacccccaccgCTCACAGACTCCCCATGA
- the LOC120561882 gene encoding collagen alpha-6(VI) chain-like, producing the protein MTVGLLCLGAEEAHTTAYLKGKKLTSRPNMMGRTSLVFSLIVAALLSGIAAQRTACKTGDIVFLLDRSSSINQDKHNIMKNFTTTLVDSFEVGEKLVHIGLCQFSDEPNDEFYLNKYYNKEDLNTQILNVDYKGGNSYLGRALDHVKKYFEKSQGSRDQVPKILVVITDGDSDDDVEDAADILRDQNITVFAIGVGDVHDLQLLQTVGIPERMFAVRNYDVLHSLKQRVVDAMCGDPNPPPPPPLTDTP; encoded by the exons ATGACTGTGGGACTCCTGTGTTTGGGTGCAGAGGAAGCGCATACTACAGCATATCT GAAGGGAAAAAAACTCACAAGCCGTCCCAACATGATGGGAAGAACCAGCTTGGTCTTCAGCCTCATCGTAGCAGCATTGCTCTCTGGCATCGCTGCTCAGAGAACAG CTTGCAAGACTGGCGATATTGTCTTCCTACTTGATCGGTCTAGCAGCATCAACCAAGACAAACACAATATCATGAAAAACTTCACGACAACATTAGTCGACAGCTTTGAAGTCGGTGAAAAGTTGGTGCATATTGGACTTTGCCAGTTCAGTGACGAGCCTAATGATGAGTTTTACCTCAACAAGTACTACAATAAGGAGGATTTGAACACACAAATCCTTAATGTGGATTACAAAGGTGGAAACTCCTACTTAGGGAGAGCCTTGGATCACGTTAAGAAGTACTTTGAGAAGTCGCAGGGCAGCCGTGACCAGGTCCCCAAAATTCTGGTGGTGATCACAGATGGTGATTCTGATGATGATGTGGAGGACGCAGCTGACATTCTCAGGGATCAGAACATTACGGTATTTGCCATCGGTGTTGGAGACGTCCACGACCTGCAGCTCCTGCAGACTGTTGGCATCCCAGAGAGGATGTTTGCTGTGCGGAACTATGATGTTTTGCACTCTCTCAAGCAAAGGGTGGTTGACGCCATGTGTGGTGACCCAaaccctcccccacccccaccgCTCACAGACACCCCATGA